GGCCGGCCTCGCGCGCTTCGGCAAGCGCGATGGCGAGGTCCTTGCGCATCCAGTCGATCGCGAAGCCGAAGTCGAATTCACCCTTCACCATCGTCTGCCACCGGTTCTCCATCTGCCAGCTTTGCGCGGCGCCGCCCGAGATCGCCTCGAGCACCTTGTCGGTATCGACGCCGCTTGCCTGGGCCAGCCGCACGCCTTCCGACAAACCTGCAAGCACGCCGGCGATGCACAGCTGGTTAACCGCCTTGGTCGCCTGCCCTGCGCCGGCTCCACCGACATGCACGATGCGCGCGGCATAGGCTTCCATCGCTGGCCGGGCAGCCGCCATCGCCGCGTCCGATCCGCCGCACATGATGGCAAGTTTGCCGTTCTCGGCGCCGGCCTGCCCGCCGCTGACCGGCGCATCGACCGCCAGCAGACCCAGGGCCTCGCATTCGGCGGCGATGCGGCGGGCGATGGCGGGAGAGACCGTGGTGTGATCGACAAAGCACGCGCCCTTGCGCATGGCGGCCAGCGCCCCGCTTTCCGCGCGCCCATCCGCCCGGCCATCCGCCCGGCCATCCGCCCGGCCATCCGCATTGCCATTGCCCAGCATGACCTGGGCAAGGTCGCGATCATTGCCGAGGCAGGTAAGCACCAGGTCCTTGCCGGCAACCGCCTCTGCCGGGGTGGCGGCGGTCTCGACGATCACACCCTCGGCTGCCAGCCGCGCGGCCCACTCCTGCGCGCGTGCCGCGGTGCGATTGTAGGCGGTGACATGGTGCCCGGCGCGGGCGAGGTGCCCGGCCATGGGGGCGCCCATGACGCCCAGGCCGAGGAATGCGATGCTGCTCATGGAGCGGGGCGATGCCGCCAAATGCGGTCAAAGGCAATCTTTGGCGCGGCATGGCCATCGGCTATTCCTCTTGCGCGCCTGCCGCGCTAGGCGGAGCGTCATCATGGACCAGCCGACTACGCCCGCCCCGCAGCCCACCTCCGAGCTCACCCCCCATCTCGACGTCGCCGACATTCGCGAAGCGGCCAAACGCATCAGCGGCGCCGTCGTGCGCACGCCGACGATGCATTCGATCACCTTGTCGAAGATCACCGGCGCGGAGATCTGGCTGAAGTTCGAGAACCAGCAGTTCACTGCCGCCTATAAGGAACGCGGCGCGCTGAACGCCCTGTTGCAGCTGACGGATGAACAGCGCGCGCGCGGCGTGATCGCGGCATCGGCGGGCAACCATTCACAGGGGCTCAGCTATCACGGCACCCGGCTCGGCGTGCCCGTGCACATCGTCATGCCGCGCACCACGCCGGCGGTGAAGATCATGCAGACCGAGGCGGTCGGCGGGCAGGTGGTGCTGGAAGGCGAGACCTTCGACGAGGCCAGCACCCACGCGCGCATGCTGGAAAAGCAGATGGGCCTCACCTTCGTCCATCCCTTCGACGATCCGCACGTGGCGGCAGGGGCGGGGACCACGGCGCTGGAACTGTTCGAGGATGCCCCGCATCTCGATTGCATCGTCGTGCCGATCGGCGGTGGCGGGTTGATCAGCGGCATGAGCACGGTCGCCAAGGCCCAGCAGCCCCCGGTCGAGGTGATCGGCGTGGAAGCGCAGCTGTTCCCGTCCTCCTACAACGCCTTCAAGGGCGAGAACCTGCCCTTCGGTGGTGATACGCTGGCCGAGGGCATCGCGGTGAAGGAGCCGGGCAAGTTCACGCAAGGCGTGATCGACCAGCTGGTGGACGATATCCTGCTGGTCGACGAACCCCGGCTGGAAACCGCGGTCAGCCTGCTTTTGCAGATCGAGAAAACGGTGGTCGAAGGTGCCGGCGCGGCGGGGCTCGCGGCGGTGCTGGCCTACCCGGAACGGTTCGCGGGCAAGAAGATCGGGCTGGTGCTGTGCGGCGGCAATATCGACACCCGGCTGCTGGCGAACGTATTGTTGCGGGACCTCGCCCGGTCAGGCCGCCTGGCGCGGCTGCGCATCACCTTGCAGGACCGCCCCGGCGCGCTGTTCAGGGTGATGGCCGAGTTCGACCGGCACCATGTCAACATCATCGAGATCTATCACCAGCGCATCTTCACCAACCTTCCCGCCAAGGGGCTGGTCACCGATATCGAGTGCGAGGCGCGCGACAAGGCGCAGCTGGATGCGCTTGTCGGCTCGCTGCTGGCAAAGGGCTATCAGGTCAGCACGGTCGAGCTCAACTGACCCGATGCGGGGCAATCGCCCGGTTATGCGCAGCCGGTTGTGGAAATAATCCCCGCAAGACCCCATTATTGTGGTTAACATGGTTCAACCCGGCGATTCCCTCGTGTCATGAGGGTGGCGTCCGATGTGGACGATCGATCAGACAAGAGGACCGCCCAGAGCCGTGACGGCGCCCGTTCGCTTCCCCCGCTTCTTCGTGACCAGCCCCGCGCCGTGCCCCTATCTGCCGGGCAAGACGGAGCGCAAGGTATTCACCGAACTGCGTGGGCCCCATGCCGAGCAGCTGAACGACGCGCTGGGCCGCATCGGCTTTCGCCGCAGCCAGACCGTGGCCTACCGCCCGTCGTGCGCCGATTGCCGCGCCTGCGTGTCGGTGCGCGTGGCGGCGTGCGAATTCCGTCCTTCCAGCTCGCAAAAGCGCACTCTCAAGCTGAACGATGATCTGGAAAGCAGCGAATGCCGTCCGTGGGCCACGGCGGAACAGTTCGAACTGTTGCAGAAATATCTCGAGGCGCGTCACCCAGGCGGCGGCATGGCGGCGATGGACGAAGTCGACTATGCCGACATGGTCGAACACACCAGCGTATCCAGCTTTGTCATTGAATATCGGGAAACATCTGCCAATGGTGGGGCGGGTCGTCTGGTCGCGGCGTGTCTGATGGACCGGCAGGGTGACGGGTTGTCGATGATATACTCGTTCTACGACCCGGAGTGTAAGGATCGCAGCGGGCTTGGGACCTACGTCATTCTCGACCATATTCGGCGTGCTGCTGCGGCGCGGCTTCCCTATGTCTATCTCGGCTACTGGGTCGAGGGGGCCGAGCGGATGCAGTACAAGATCCGTTTCCGCCCGCTCGATCGACTGGGCCCGGAAGGCTGGCGCCGCGTGTCTGATGACGAGCAGGCAGCCCTCATCCGCCGCGCCACTGCCGGCGGCGGCGCTCGGGTTCCCGCACCCGATGGCGGATCAAAGGACAATACCCCCGGCCTGCAGGCCGAATACAAGCTCGCCTGAACGCCTGCGCACGATGGCCGGCAATTCCACCGCGCTCGCGGCGGTGCTGGCCCTGGTGGCGCAGCCGCTGCTGAGCGAGGCGGTGCTGGCGCAGGACCGGCAGGACACCCCGAGCCTGGAAGACCTCATTCCCGATTCCGCGGTCGAGGATCCCGAAGGCTGGGCGGCGCAGGGCGTGTCGGCGGAGGCGCAGGCGGAGGAAGGCACGGCCCTGCCGCTCGATCCCGATGCCCCGCTCGACGATAGCCTCGTCTCGATCCCCTGGCCCGAGCAGGTCGACCTGCCCGAGATCACTCCGCTCGAACCCGATGCCGAGCCGATCGAGTTCGTCACCTTTGACGAGGACATCCCGCCGATCCCGGCTGGCAGCGAAGAGCGTATTTCGGACGAACTGGTGCTGGTCTTCCCCGACGAGCAATCGCTGTTCCCGCAGCGGGAGGAATTCCTCGAACGCTTCCGCTCACTCTCGACCATCCAGGAACTGGAGGACGACGACAACATCGCCCGGCTGGCGGTGCAGGCCCGCGGCGACCAGGCCCTGCTGGAAGAGATGCTGCGCGTCTATGGCTATTACGATGCGCAGGTCATCCGATCCGTCGGCAACGTCATCGGCACCGATGAGGCGAACCTTGACCGGCCCGCCGCGCGCTTCGACATCATCCCGGGTGAGCGGTATGCCATCGGTGCGATCGACCTCGGCAATCTTGCGGCGGCAGGCGACGATTACGATACCCTGCGTTCCGCCTTCGAGGTCAATGTGGGCGATCCGATCTCGCTCGATGCGATTAAGACCGAACAGGCCGATCTGGACGTGGCGCTGGGCGAGAACGGATTCCCCTTCGCCGCCATCGAGGAGCCGGCGCTGCTCATCGATCACGCGCGGGTGGAAGGCGACCTGACCATGGCCGTGGAGCCGGGCGGGCAATACAACTTCGGCGTCGTCACCTCCAGCATTCCCGAATTCCTGTCCGGCGAACATCTCAGCGACATCGCGCGCTGGGATCCGGGTGACATCTACCAGCGCAGCGACGAGATGGACCTGCGCCGCGCTATCCTGGCCACCGGCATCGTCGGTTCGGTGCAGTTGACGCCGGTGGTGGTGGAAGAGCCGGTCGGCGACCAGCCGGGCACGGTCAACATCGCCGCCGAACTGACCGAGGCACCCCTGCGCACGCTGGCGGGCAACATCGGCTTCGGCACGGAGGAAGGCATCCGCCTCGAAGGGATGTGGGAACACCGCAACCTGTTCCCGCCCGAAGGCCTGCTGCGGGTGCGCGGAATCCTCGGTACGCAGGAACAGCTGGCAGGCGTCACTTTCCGCAAGAACAATTTCGGCGGACGCGACCGCATCCTCACCCTCGACGCCTATGCCAGCACGATCGACTACGATCTCTACGATGCGCGCACGGTCTCGCTGGTCGGCAACTACGAGCGGCTGAGCACGCTGTTGTTCCAGAAGGAATTCAGCTGGTCCGTCGGGATAGAGCTTGTCGCGTCGCAGGAAAGCGAAGTCGACGCCGAGGGCAACCCGCTCCAGCGCGAAACCTATTTCGTCGCCGCCCTGCCGCTGTTCGCCCAGCTCGACCAGTCGGACGACCTGCTCGATCCCACCAGCGGCTATCGGCTGTCGGCCCGCCTGTCGCCCGAGGCGTCGGACAACGACGGGGTGCAGAGCTTCTACGTGCGCAGCCAGGTCGATGCCTCCTATTACCAGTCGATGGGCGAGAACACCGTGCTGGCGGGCAGGGTGCGACTGGCCAGCATCCCGGGCGCAGAGCTGGAAGGCATTGCGCCGTCACGCCGGCTCTATGCCGGCGGCGGCGGGTCCGTGCGCGGCTACGGCTATCGCTCGATCGGCCCGGTCAACCAGTTCGGCAACCCGACCGGCGGCCGCAGTTTGGTGGAACTGAGCGCAGAAGCGCGCATCCGCACGGGATTCCTGGACGGCGCCGTCAGCGTGGTGCCGTTCATCGACGCCGGATCGGTGAGCGAGGGTACGACGCCCGACTTCGGCTCGATCAAGCTGGGGGCGGGCGTGGGCGTGCGCTATGCCACGGGCTTTGGCCCACTGCGTCTCGATGTCGCCGTGCCGCTCAATCGCGGGCCCAACGATAGCTGGGTCGCGGTCTATGTCGCGCTGGGCCAGGCCTTCTGATGGCGGACGAGGGAACCGTGGACGGCACACCCGCCGAAGCCACCCCGGTTGACGAGACCGTGGTGGACGAGACCGCGGTGGCAGAGGATGCGCCCGCGCGCCGGCACCGCAGCGCGGGGCGCATCATTGCCAAGACCGTCGGCTGGATCGCGCTCGGCATCCTGGGCGTGTTCCTGCTCGCCATCGCGTTCCTGCACACGCCGCCCGGGCGCCAGTTCATCGTGGACGAGATCGCCAAGGTCGCCCCGGCATCGGGCCTGTCGGTGGAAGTCGGCAGCATCGAGGGATCGG
This is a stretch of genomic DNA from Aurantiacibacter arachoides. It encodes these proteins:
- a CDS encoding autotransporter assembly complex protein TamA, which encodes MAGNSTALAAVLALVAQPLLSEAVLAQDRQDTPSLEDLIPDSAVEDPEGWAAQGVSAEAQAEEGTALPLDPDAPLDDSLVSIPWPEQVDLPEITPLEPDAEPIEFVTFDEDIPPIPAGSEERISDELVLVFPDEQSLFPQREEFLERFRSLSTIQELEDDDNIARLAVQARGDQALLEEMLRVYGYYDAQVIRSVGNVIGTDEANLDRPAARFDIIPGERYAIGAIDLGNLAAAGDDYDTLRSAFEVNVGDPISLDAIKTEQADLDVALGENGFPFAAIEEPALLIDHARVEGDLTMAVEPGGQYNFGVVTSSIPEFLSGEHLSDIARWDPGDIYQRSDEMDLRRAILATGIVGSVQLTPVVVEEPVGDQPGTVNIAAELTEAPLRTLAGNIGFGTEEGIRLEGMWEHRNLFPPEGLLRVRGILGTQEQLAGVTFRKNNFGGRDRILTLDAYASTIDYDLYDARTVSLVGNYERLSTLLFQKEFSWSVGIELVASQESEVDAEGNPLQRETYFVAALPLFAQLDQSDDLLDPTSGYRLSARLSPEASDNDGVQSFYVRSQVDASYYQSMGENTVLAGRVRLASIPGAELEGIAPSRRLYAGGGGSVRGYGYRSIGPVNQFGNPTGGRSLVELSAEARIRTGFLDGAVSVVPFIDAGSVSEGTTPDFGSIKLGAGVGVRYATGFGPLRLDVAVPLNRGPNDSWVAVYVALGQAF
- a CDS encoding NAD(P)-dependent oxidoreductase translates to MSSIAFLGLGVMGAPMAGHLARAGHHVTAYNRTAARAQEWAARLAAEGVIVETAATPAEAVAGKDLVLTCLGNDRDLAQVMLGNGNADGRADGRADGRADGRAESGALAAMRKGACFVDHTTVSPAIARRIAAECEALGLLAVDAPVSGGQAGAENGKLAIMCGGSDAAMAAARPAMEAYAARIVHVGGAGAGQATKAVNQLCIAGVLAGLSEGVRLAQASGVDTDKVLEAISGGAAQSWQMENRWQTMVKGEFDFGFAIDWMRKDLAIALAEAREAGLSLPVAALVDQFYAQVQAMGGARQDTSALIRHLPEGNPQ
- a CDS encoding threonine ammonia-lyase; translation: MDQPTTPAPQPTSELTPHLDVADIREAAKRISGAVVRTPTMHSITLSKITGAEIWLKFENQQFTAAYKERGALNALLQLTDEQRARGVIAASAGNHSQGLSYHGTRLGVPVHIVMPRTTPAVKIMQTEAVGGQVVLEGETFDEASTHARMLEKQMGLTFVHPFDDPHVAAGAGTTALELFEDAPHLDCIVVPIGGGGLISGMSTVAKAQQPPVEVIGVEAQLFPSSYNAFKGENLPFGGDTLAEGIAVKEPGKFTQGVIDQLVDDILLVDEPRLETAVSLLLQIEKTVVEGAGAAGLAAVLAYPERFAGKKIGLVLCGGNIDTRLLANVLLRDLARSGRLARLRITLQDRPGALFRVMAEFDRHHVNIIEIYHQRIFTNLPAKGLVTDIECEARDKAQLDALVGSLLAKGYQVSTVELN
- a CDS encoding arginyltransferase — translated: MTAPVRFPRFFVTSPAPCPYLPGKTERKVFTELRGPHAEQLNDALGRIGFRRSQTVAYRPSCADCRACVSVRVAACEFRPSSSQKRTLKLNDDLESSECRPWATAEQFELLQKYLEARHPGGGMAAMDEVDYADMVEHTSVSSFVIEYRETSANGGAGRLVAACLMDRQGDGLSMIYSFYDPECKDRSGLGTYVILDHIRRAAAARLPYVYLGYWVEGAERMQYKIRFRPLDRLGPEGWRRVSDDEQAALIRRATAGGGARVPAPDGGSKDNTPGLQAEYKLA